The uncultured Campylobacter sp. nucleotide sequence CAACCCGAGTTAAATTTACGTCAGCTCGGCGATCAAGAGGTTAATATCGTTGACATCGTAAGGCCTATCACAAAATACGCCGTAATGATAACGGATAAAAATAGCATAAAATTTCATCTGCAAAAAGCTATTTATGAGGCTAAGCACGGCAGACCCGGACCCGTATGGCTGGATGTGCCGCTAGACATACAAGGCGCGATGGTGGACGAAGCGGATTTGGTAGAATTTAAAATTCCAGAAGAGCCGAAATTCGACACAAAAATCCCGCAGGTTCTAGATGCGTTAAAAGCTGCTAAACGCCCCGTTATCATTGTGGGTAACGGAGTGAGGTTAGCCAATGCAAAAGATGATTTTAGAGCCTTGATTGACGAGCTAAAAATCCCTGTTTTGACTGCTATTTCAGGAGTTGATTTAATAGAGACTTCAAATAAGTATTTTTTTGGTAGACCTGGAATTTTAGGAGAGAGGACCGGAAATTTTGTAATTCAAAATAGCGATTTGGTAATAGTATTGGGTACAAGATTAAATCTTAGAATTTTGAGCTTTAATTGGGAATTTTTTGCGCGAGAAGCCAAAAAAATTATGATTGATATAGATGAAAACGAACTTAATAAAAAAACTTTTATTCCGGATATAAAAATTAAATCCGATGCAAAGGTTTTTATAAATGATCTTGGAGAAAAAGCTAGAGATTTAAATCTAGAAATTGGAGACTGGCTTAAATATTGTAATAGAACAAAAATGAAATATCCTGTTTTTGATAAGTCCGTATTGAAAGAGAAGAATTATGTCAGTTCATATTATTTTCCAAGATTACTTTCGGAGAAATTACCAAAAAATTCTCTCTTGCTTACCGGTAATGGCATAGCATATACATCAACATTTCAGAGCTATCCGGTACGAGCAGGTGATAGGCTTTTTGCAAATGTCGGATGTGCTTCTATGGGCTATGATTTGCCGGCACTAATTGGTGCATGCGTAGCAAATAATAAAAGACAAACTATATGCTTAACCGGTGATGGAAGCATTCAGATGAATATCCAGGAATTGCAAACTATTATCCATTATCGGCTTCCCGTTAAAATTTTTATGTATAACAATAATGGATACCTCTCTATACGCATAACTCAACATAATTATTTCAATAACAATTTTGTCGGCGAAAGTCCTATAAGTGGTGTAAGTATACCGGATATGAAGGCGCTCGCTAAAATTTATGGCTTTAAAGTATTTCAAATTAAAAATAACGATGATGCCAATGCAAAAATAGATGAAATTTTATCATGTGAGGGACCGGTGTTTTGCGAAGTGATGCTGCCGCCGAATGAAGCCATAGGACCAAAAGTTGCATCTATGAAGCTCCGGGATGGGACTATGATATCAAAACCATTGGAAGATCTTGCCCCATTTTTACCTCGAGATGAATTTTATAAAAATATGATAGTAAAGCCTTTGGATTGATATGAGATTTTTATTTTTAGACTTTGACGGCGTCCTTTTTGATACTGCACGTGAAGCCTACGAGGTTTGTAGATCTACGCCAAGTTTTTTAAGGCAAAAATTTGATGAAAAGCAATATGCTGAATTTTTAAAATTCAGACCTCTTGTGGGTCCGGCATGGAATTATTATTTCGTGATGACAGCTATAACTAATAACGATAAAGAGCTTTTAGTTTTTGATTATAACGATGAAGCTAAAAAATTTGAAAAAGACTTTTTTGAGACTCGTAAAAAATTAAAAGCAAATAACTATGAAAATTGGTTGGCTTTGAATAGGCCATATCTGTTTTTATTGGAGCTATCAAATATGAAACTGAATCGGCAGACTTTTATTGTAACTACTAAAGATAGTAAAACTGTATTGGATTTAGCCAAAAGATTTAATATTCAATTTATAAATAACGATAATATATTGGGGGCAGATATATTTGCTAAATTTAATTCAAAAGCTAATATAATAAATTCAATTTTAAAAGATGGTGATAGCG carries:
- a CDS encoding thiamine pyrophosphate-binding protein, with the translated sequence MIKVSDFIAKFIAEHEDTAKTVFMVSGGGNMHLIDSLGKNENLEYVCNHHEQACAIAAEGYARVSNKIGIAYVTTGPGGTNAITGVYGAWVDSIPMMIISGQVKFQTTIASQPELNLRQLGDQEVNIVDIVRPITKYAVMITDKNSIKFHLQKAIYEAKHGRPGPVWLDVPLDIQGAMVDEADLVEFKIPEEPKFDTKIPQVLDALKAAKRPVIIVGNGVRLANAKDDFRALIDELKIPVLTAISGVDLIETSNKYFFGRPGILGERTGNFVIQNSDLVIVLGTRLNLRILSFNWEFFAREAKKIMIDIDENELNKKTFIPDIKIKSDAKVFINDLGEKARDLNLEIGDWLKYCNRTKMKYPVFDKSVLKEKNYVSSYYFPRLLSEKLPKNSLLLTGNGIAYTSTFQSYPVRAGDRLFANVGCASMGYDLPALIGACVANNKRQTICLTGDGSIQMNIQELQTIIHYRLPVKIFMYNNNGYLSIRITQHNYFNNNFVGESPISGVSIPDMKALAKIYGFKVFQIKNNDDANAKIDEILSCEGPVFCEVMLPPNEAIGPKVASMKLRDGTMISKPLEDLAPFLPRDEFYKNMIVKPLD